Part of the Cercospora beticola chromosome 5, complete sequence genome is shown below.
CTACAAGTCACCACGTTCGGACGTGTCCGGGCTGCTCGAATGTACTGTAAAATATCAGTATAAATGACAAGACTGCAACATTATATGCAAGATCACGTACGTTGCGTTCGATAATTCGATTCCTGCTTCTACTTGGTTGACTTCGGGGTCGCGAAGGTGTCTTGCATGTCGTCGGAGTTGCAGGTATGCAATGATAAGCGTGAAAGCGGCGAGCAAGGTTGCAATTATTCCGAAAGTTATTGCAAGCAGGACTTGCTGGTGATCGTTGTCCCTCGCACTCGGCTGTGTGAGTGAAGTGGCTGAGGAGGGCAGCTCAAACCAGCAGAAGTTCGGGGGTGCAGCTGCAAGGCTAAGGGCGCAGGAAGCTGTAGCACCAACTCGTTTCAGCAGAAGCTGGGGGGTGCACACGCGGGAACTCAGCTCTGGTGGCGTCAGCTCGATCCAGCATAAAGCAGGAGGTGCACACTGCTGTCGTTCGTCAGCCTTGTTGAAAGTATACTTGCGTTCATGGCACTCTTGCCGCGCCATGTGTTGTACATTTCGATTCAACGTCAGTCAATGCAGATACAAACAGTCGAGAGATGGATCGGCAATGTGCGACATGCGGCAAGAAGTTCAGCCGCGCGACGACTATGCGACGACATGCGCTATCACATGCTTCACCTGAGGAAGGCAGGACCCACAAATGTCATACATGTGGGAAGACATTCAAGAGAGCGGACAGACTTTCTCGTCACATGAAAATACATACCGGACATGATCTTAAAGATTGCAAGCACTGCGGTCGTGGCTTCCGACCTGACTATCTCCCATTTCACCACAAATCTTGTCGTGGGCGATTTGAGCACCATCCAGACTCGGAGCATCTTCCAGAGCAACGAGAGAGCCGTGCTTTCAAGGAATGGTGTCCCAGCGTCGTCCAGCAGGTGAATCCCCAACATCGGCTGGATCCCCAACATCGGCTTGAGTATTCAAGACTTTTGAAACCTATACAATTCGTCAATGAAAATGTGTCGAGTATCTGGAACATGGACAGGGAAGTGCGGCGTGCCTGGCGCACCGATAGCATCCGTTCTGTAGATGGAGCAGTCAGAAGCGCCTGGGACGTTATCAGAGAAGCGGAACGTCTCGTACGCAATGACGACGTACTCGGACTCAAAGACCTCTTGAACTCTCTGGAGCCACAATGGGCCAGAGTTACAACGTTCCTGCAACTATCTATCGAAGCTACGGAAGAGACGCGGGATGACGGATGCTGGCAGGATGATAATTCACGGGACATGTCTCTACTGGAACATGCGACCGCTTCAGGTGCTTTTGAAGTACTCCGGTACTTGATGTCGCCATGGTCAAATCTCGAAGACGTACCGCGGAGCCGAACTATTCTGCATCGCGCTGTACAGCGTGGTCACCTAGAGATGATGACTTTCCTGGTGCGAGACAAAGACGCCGATTTGGATTTGATATTGGAGAGCGGAGATTGGGAACTAAGCCCCTTAGCAGTGGCGATCGAGTCAGGCGACATCAATATTGTCAAGCATCTGCTTGATCTTGGATGCAATCTGCAGGCGAATTGTGATGATCGTTCATCGCCGGCAGTCTCTTTTGCTTTGAGGGAGGGGAGCCAGGATATTGCTCAATGGCTTATCGACCAGGGAGCTTCTGCTACGAATCCCGATAGCGAGGGCCGCACGCCACTCCACTATGCAGCACGCGCTGGTGCGCTGAGTTTAATGCGAGCTCTATTACGCTTGGGCGCGGATATCGATGCCGGAGACAAACCATACTTGGAGACGCCGCTATGCGTTGCCGCTCAATACGGCCAAGTGGATGCGATGCGTTTCTTGCTGGAGGCGGGCGCGAAGGCTGAGCGCATTTCAGGACAGTGCCCGGGCTCGCCTGTATATGCAGTATATTCCGGATTCCTACGATGTGGATCATCTGCCCTTGATCTACTGGTCGCTTGGAAAGTCGATCTCGACCGCATGTATGAGGACAAGAGCCAAATGTGCACTGTTCTGAGCTGGATTTGTCGATATTCTGGAAGTCGATCAGACGGGATAGGATATCTGGTAGGCGCTGGAGCGGACATTAATCTTGGAGATCGACCACCAGTACTTGAGGCCTGGCAACATGGAACGGTTGAGACGGTCGAATTCCTCCTCAGATCCGGAGCAGAATATGAATCTTTACATCTTGAGAAAGTGCCAGTCGAGGACCCATCGTGGGATCCAGGCAGGGGACACAAAAAAGTGCTGATTCTCCAGGCCTGGAAAGAGGCACGCACACAGGCAGGCTCCTTTTCCGGCTAAGCCTTCGAGTGCTAGCTTATTGCTATTTCAAGCTATCTGTCTACAATAGAATGACAAAACTGCGATTGCGTCACAGCTAGCGAC
Proteins encoded:
- a CDS encoding uncharacterized protein (antiSMASH:Cluster_18), yielding MDREVRRAWRTDSIRSVDGAVRSAWDVIREAERLVRNDDVLGLKDLLNSLEPQWARVTTFLQLSIEATEETRDDGCWQDDNSRDMSLLEHATASGAFEVLRYLMSPWSNLEDVPRSRTILHRAVQRGHLEMMTFLVRDKDADLDLILESGDWELSPLAVAIESGDINIVKHLLDLGCNLQANCDDRSSPAVSFALREGSQDIAQWLIDQGASATNPDSEGRTPLHYAARAGALSLMRALLRLGADIDAGDKPYLETPLCVAAQYGQVDAMRFLLEAGAKAERISGQCPGSPVYAVYSGFLRCGSSALDLLVAWKVDLDRMYEDKSQMCTVLSWICRYSGSRSDGIGYLVGAGADINLGDRPPVLEAWQHGTVETVEFLLRSGAEYESLHLEKVPVEDPSWDPGRGHKKVLILQAWKEARTQAGSFSG